Sequence from the Ursus arctos isolate Adak ecotype North America unplaced genomic scaffold, UrsArc2.0 scaffold_20, whole genome shotgun sequence genome:
AAGCTCATTCAATCATAAAATGATCCCATGGGATAAGTACTGttaatatcctcattttaaagtTGAGGTCATAAAGCTGTTGAATagaagagccaggatttgaatatAAGGTGTCTTGCTTTAAAGTCCTTGTTCTTAACTGTGGACAATTCATGAATATATGCATCGATAAATGTTTGAATATCATTTCATTATACCAATATTCTGCTAGAGTGTTTGAAAAGTCTTTCTGTAATTCTATCTGCTGCTTCAAAATCAGTAAACAAGTCTTGTGCCCACTGTTtcatggatggggaaactgaggcccagagaaggatgGATCTTGGCTCCAGCCCCACAGCAGCCTGTGCCTGACTGAAGCTGAATTCAGACCTCCCCATGATCCCTCCAGTTTCTCACTTTCCATTCCACAGCCGGTCTGGTGCTCCTTTGTAAACTTATCTCTCCAATCCATGTCCAGATTCCTTCCATGGTTCCACAGCCTCAACTGACCATTTACATCAGCTCTTTCCCCAGCAGGTAGTATCCCTGAAGCCCCTCCCAGCTGAGGTTTCATGGTGATGAGAGCTGCCAGCACTCTAGGAACACAGCCTCTGCCATTTCCTGAAGCTAGAATCAGCTTCCAGAAGGACCAGAGATCCTAGTGGTTCCTGCTACCTAGCACGGACTTgactttctcttttccagaataGCCCATTCGAAAGGGACGTGACCTTGAACAGTGCCAGGAAAATCCAGGAGGGGCTTCTGGGTTCTGATGCATATACAATTCCTGCCAGCAGGAGGCGGCAGAGCCCAGCAGTTACAAATGCCCCTTCCAGAGGCTGGCGGGCTGGTTTGAATCCTGCCGCCTCCTCTGCCTAGACCAGTGACCTCAAGCAGGTTGCTTGCCTCTCCAGGCCCATTGCCCTCTCCACTGACCGCTCCGCAGACGGGCACAACAATAACGCCTACCTCATGAGGTTGTTCTGAGGATCGAATGAGATTAAACCCACAAAGCGCTTAGCTGTCGTGCTCACACCAGGCACCCAGTACACGTTAGGCATCCTTTTATCATCATAACCATCATTCTGTTAGAACAAATGCCAGAGGATTACCCACATTGATCAGTTGTTCCAGAGCTCTGTTATATTGGAAACAGATGAAAAGGTCACTAGCTGTTGATTATCCAAAGAATCTTTATGATGAGATTTTACTTATAGAGGTACCAGGTGTTAGGGCTGAAATAGATTGTTAGAAACGTGGAGACTTGTCTGAGGCCCACAGCTTGTTAGGGATCTTACAACCTTACCTTCTGTCAGAAGACGGGGCTCACAGCCACCTTTGGCCCACTCTGCCATGGGGTCCAGCCACCGCAGACAGACTTTTGGTATAATactggagggggaagaaaaaagctGTTGTGTATTTCTTGGCACTTCGCCCATATTAAACAAAAGATGTATTGATTAGATTATTACTTAAAACTGCGTGTCCCTGAAGTAGCTTCAGAGTCACTTACATGCTTTTTCAGTCACGAACACAGACATTGAGTTCCCAGTACATTCCAagaaaagcatcttttttttaaaagatttatttatttgacagagagagagacagccagcaagagagggaacacaggcagggggagtgggagaggaagaagcaggctcatagcggaagagcctgatgtggggctcgatcccataacgccgggatcacgccctgagccgaaggcagatgcttaacgactgagccacccaggcacctgtccAAGAAAAGCATCTTGTGCAATTTTCAAACGGAATATGATGTTATCTTTACTGGCCGTGACCCTTCTGTAACCTTGTCGGGATCCACCCTTGTTTTTGCAGCTGTGCCCGAGCTGAAGCTCCTCTGCGGGGCAGACGTCCTAAAGACCTTCCAGACCCCCAACCTCTGGAAAGACGCACACATCCAGGAGATAGTGGAGAAGTTTGGCGTGGTGTGCGTGAGCCGGATGGGCCACAACCCGAAGGAGTACATCTCGGGCTCGCCCATCCTGCACCGGTACCGGCACAACATTCACCTGGCCAGGGAGCCCGTGCAGAATGAGCTCAGCTCCACATACGTCAGGCGGGCCCTGAGCCAGGGCCACAGCGTGAAGTACCTGCTCCCAGACGCTGTCATCACCTACATCAAGGACCACAACCTCTACACCAGGGACGGTTCCTGCAAAGGCAGTGGCACCcagaggaatgaaggaaagacAAGCTGGGGAGAGCCCGCCACTCCGCCATGGAGCTCCTCCTGACGAAAGGGCACTGAAGGTCTtcggcttttcttttcttttctttttttttttttttttgcttttccgtCTGCCCTTTGTTTTATTTAGGCAATGAGTTTATTTCAGAGGGGTCTCCTGTCCCCGGAAGAGATACCTTCTTTTGGGAGGAGGAGCAAGTGCCTGCATCTCAAGAAGGGACATTTACCAAGAAAGTTAAAAGGGCGTGGCAGGTCACTAGAACTAGACGCAGCTCTCGGGGGCTCTGGCCGCAGAGCCCTCCTTCCTCGGGGACGGTGCCCCTGGCATGCGCACTGACGGCAGTGCTGCGCCAGGCGGGGCCCCTGACGCTCGGATCAGAACGGCCCACACGCGTTTCTTAACTAGGACCAGGTGCAGCATGCTGGTCTTGATGGGAGGGACTTGACAGGATGCTAATTACCAAACAGTGGGCTTTGTCAACACCGTGTTCCAACAGAATGATACTAATCGAGGACTCCAAAATTTGGAAGCCGCTCCTGCCGATTTACACTGAATCTTCCCCTAAGAACCACCATCTGTCTGCCTAGGCTGTAGATACGGTTTCAACTGAGATCTTTCTAAGGAGTGACCCTCAATATTTTTGATACGGCAGATATTTTTACCGCGACTTTTTTATAAATGCCAGGGCTCCTGATCTCCAGGTTTCTAAAAAGGAACTGAGGTAAAACAGACGCTTTGACTATTTAGAGGGTCTTTGTGAATGTTTTATGACCGCCTGCCTGTTTGAATATCGGcaaagagataaataataaattgacataaaaaatactaatgaaaagtttcttttttcttcctttgttataTTATTAATGCCTGATATACCAGCCGTTGCTCTTCTTTTTAGCTACCCCGTGAAATTTGCTACTGTTCCAATGGAACTGACATgaatttaagagtctatttccaGGTAGTAGCAGTGGAGGAAGCAGTTGCTTTTCAACACCCTGCAAAGCGTGCTCTGATCCGAAGCTCTGGGCGGATGGCTCTGTTCACGTGGGCCCTAAAGGATGAGAGGAGGAGCTTCCCATGTGTCCAGGATTTGTCATTCCACTCCTCCTTAAGAAGAGCTTTTAATTGGCCTAATTCTGTTTGAGTTTACTCTTTACACTTGCTGACCAGATGACTGAATGCATTCAGAATGTACTTCTCCATTCTTTTACCCTGGTTCATCCTTGCTGCAGATGCAGTCATCAGAAAAACAAAGGGCCAGTCAGGAAGAATCTACTATCTCCCCAAACATATCCCAGTGTTCGTGTGGGTGTCATGATAGAGAGGAGTAAAGTAGGCAGTCAGGATTTCCTGGGTCTAGAGTAGTGGGGCCCTCCTGTGGGGGGCGGGGTCCCTAGGCCCTCACCCCTGCAACCTCTAAAGCTGCTAAGCCATTCCCCAGCCTGCTTGAGCTCTGCACCCCAAGGGATCTTTAAGAACCTTGATAGTGCAGGGGCATAGGGATCAGACGACCTTATCCACAGCAAGCCGTGTGACTTGGACCAGCTCCCTTTCCTACTGTGAGCCTCGGTTTCCCAAACTCTGAAATGCAGTGGTTTGACTAGATAAATTCTCTTCTAGCTCTGATTTCTGAGGCTCTGAGTGCCCTCTTTCAGCCTGTCCACCCTTCTTTGGGTCCAGTTCACTTCTGGCCACACTGGAAGTTCCCCAAGGGGAGAGGGTCTTTGCTGATGTATCCTAAGTGCCCAGAAATTTGCTGCCCCAAACACGGTTGCAAGATGCGGCATTTGCATCCCCTGGGAGCTGGACAGAATTGCAGGCTCTctggctccaccccagaccttctGACTCAGAATCTGCATCTTAATAAGATTCCCAAGCCATTCAACGTACcgacctagaacagtgcctgttcaataaatattagcttgatttttaatagactgaATCTATGATTGAAATATGTGATTACATCACGTTTACTCTGGTGAATATCTTCCTCCTTACCCTCTGAGCAACATTTTCCCACTGTTCTACATGGAGTATAGAAAGCAAACAGCTTTAGTGTCCAGAAAAAGGGGTGGTGAGGGATCCTGTGGGTTTGAAGCAAGGTTTCTCAACTTGGGAGACGTTGGCATTCTGGGCCAGATCACCCTTTCCTGTGAGGGGCTTCCCTGTGCAGTCAGGGTGCTGAGCAGagtcccccacctctctccattAGATGCTAGAAGTACCCACCACCACCTCTAAATGTAACAATAAAAATGCCCCCTGGGGCACAAAATAAGCACCCTGGTTGAGACCCACTGGTTTAAGGATATGGctaggggtgggggtgtgtaTGCGAGGAGGGGTTCCTGCGTTTCTCAGCAGGGCAGATGAACAGACAGCAGCTTTAGAATACCACCCTCCTACACAGGACTAGTTTGAGAGGCGTCCCCACCACTCACGAGGTCTTGTTTATTCCGGGGGACACAGTGCTACGGACAGTGGGAATTAGAAGCCACGCCCTTGACTCAGAGGCACCCCCAACTTCAGTCTCCCTTACTTCCACGTGCCCAGAGTGGCTTTCTCTCCCGTGTTTTTACAGGCTGAGACTTCCAGGATATCCTGTGCCCTCCGTACTGACATCCACAGCCTGGCAAGTGGAGACACAAGGAGTGGAAGCTAGAAgtcttgtgattttaatttttgtgattcAAAATTCAAGGTTCATTTATTTGAATCATTTTTTGGGCATCTCTCACGTACCAGGCACTAGACAACACTAGGAGCATAACGATGAATAAAATAGTCTCTCCCTTTGTGAAGCTTAAGTCTGGTGGGAAGACGGAGAGGAATCAAAAGCTCATGTGACCAAACATCTGATTACGGACTGGGATGAGGGCTCTGAAGGCCGATACACAGCGCGCCCTACAGCCAGAGGCCCAGGTGCACCGTGAAGTTAATAAAACTGAAGCCCTAGTCCCTCACTTGCCTGGGCCCTTTTCAACAaccgggcggggtggggggactaATTATGTGGGTATCTAATTTCACATtcatagtttttattctttttctgaagagtggccttcaaaatgtataaagtatAGACTGAAAACATGAGAGATTCACCCTGATGTTAAAATAtagagagcagggaagagagaatgGACCTGAAAGATGAATTCACAAGATTTGGGGATGGATGGAGGCAGCTGGGCTTTCAGGCAGAATGAACaacatatgcaaaggccctgaggcagagacGGCAAAATGAGCAGCACGATGAGCTGGATTCATCATCAACTCCTCAAGGAAGGGGTTCACTATTATAATGTGCACCACACAGCAGGCATCCTGGCATGCcagcctctccctgtccccccttGCCATAGGTTCAGGACACCAGGCCCAACGAGGCTTAGAGCAGATGCCGTCATCTCTCTGATTCATGGCTGCATCCTGTTGGCTCCACCATTGCTGGGGCTTTACACTGtctccttctaaaataaaacaacaaaacctacTTTATAATAAAGtaggtgcatatatatatatatatacacacacacatatatctttcAATTTCTGGACTCTTGCTTTGTCTCATTGATTCATGTAGACTTCTGTTTTTAGTATCAGGAGGGAAAACGTGTATCACCACAGTGCTCCTGATCTACTGCATTGACACTGCCCCGCGTACCTGATCTCACATTCCTTTCCATTCCCTCAGGCCTTTGCATCTAGTGCGCCAaggtgttttgtttattttgcaagAACAGAAAAACAGGGTTTTGGCCTCCTGGGTAAATAGAATTTCCAGCCTTAAATAAAGGTTTTCCCGTGATAGCAGATGCTGGCCAAATGAGAGGGGCTCTGCATCCCAGCCTGAGGAAAGGATTTTTCATTTATGATACTGTCTGTCACTGGGAACAGAATGATGCAAAATCCCATTTTAAACCAATAGTGCATCAGACTTGCAAGGCACATTTGGTAATTGGGTTAATACACGAACAGGAATTTCCTCATCCCCatcctgccctccctctgccaaCAGTGTTTCTGCCTTCGCTTTGGGCAAGGGTCTCCATGCACAGACGATGTTCGATTTCTGTCACTAAGTTATTTCCCTGGACCAGAGCTCAGCATTACAGACACACGTGTGTGACTAATAAACGATCTATAATAATGCACGTAGGCGCACACCTCAGAAGATTTTAGAATTGTTAAAATAGCCCCAGAAAGTCTTGTTCATGGCACCAGACCTGTGAAATCTGGAAGGAACCCTCGCATTCATTGGACCCCGCCTTTCTCAAATTATCACAATGCTGAAATCCCACAAATTAATGGGAGTTgcagtattaaaaacaaaaagaatatggCGTCCTGAGGACCCGTTTGGAGAGCCCGGCTTTCCTTCTGGTGAAATCCAGTCTTACTTTCCCTGCATTCCTCACATGcagcccctcctctccatccctcctgaCACCGCCCAGCCCAGACCACCGTCATCTCTCAGCCAGACTCCTGTAGTCAGTCTCCCCACCTGCCCTCGGCCTCTGCGATCCATTCTCCGCACACGAGCCAGAGCAGTTCTGTGGTCTGCACAAATCTGATCGTAACACCTCCCTGCCCAAGCTCCTTCCACGGACACCAGTAAGAGAGTGGAAGACGAGTCACAGACGTGGAGAACACATGTACAAAATGTGTATCTAATAAAGAACTTGTGTCCAGACTATGTAAAGATCTCCaacaattcaaaaataaaaagatgaagaattGATTGAAAGGTGAGCCAAAGATCTTGCTAGACCCGTGTGGGAGAAGGTTAACACAGCAGGCCTGACGCGGCTGCTGGGAAAGGCCTGCTCCTGAGCTAGTATCTGAGACATTGGCTTTTGGAACGCTGCCTACGATTCTAACTGATAAGGCTGTGTCGCCTACCTGGGGCACGGGGTCCTGCCATCCCAGCCTGCCGAGGCTGGTACACAGTGCGACTTGTGAACACCTGCTGTCCTAGGAGCTTGGAAGTTCCGAACGCACAGCTGGACGTGCAGGCACAGTGCCTACATCACAAGCCGCAATAAGACCCTTGGACTCAGAGTCTCAAACTGCCTTCCCTGGGCAGAAACACTGCACGCTGTGGCTGCATTTCACTGGTGGAGGAAGCGTATTTTGTGCGGCCCCCACCGCAGAAGGAGGACGTCGGAAGCCTTCGCCTGGACTCCCCCAGACCCTCCCGAATGTGTCTTTTCCCCTGGCTAGTCCTGCCGTGCGTCGCTTCACTGGAGTGACCCACTGCCGTAAGGATAGCTGCCCCGGAGCCCTGTGAGTCCTTCAAGAGAGTCACCAAACGTGGGATCCCAGAAGCAagacactttaccaaagaagatacatgatTGACAAATGAGCACCGGAAAGATGCTTGGCACCAATCGTCGTGAGAgacccacaatgagatagcactttGCACCTCCATGAACGCTTAAAATCAGTCAGCAAAATCCCATTCTTAAGAATCTGTCCAAAAAGAGATGCGAACGTGTGTCTGTCCACTCACTCGGgtgtgaatatttatagcagcagtaCTCATTACAGCCAAACACTGGGAGAATTCAGACGTTCTTCAACTGGTAAATGCAAACAAATATATCCATGCAATGGGAAATGATTCAGCAACTCGAAGAAGGAACCAGTGGTAGATGCCTGCAACAAAACAGATGACTCCCGGAAACACGCTCAGCGAGAAAGACGCCAGACAGTAAGACAACACatcgtatgattccatttatgtgaaatttctagaaaaggcaaaactacagataGAAGCACAGAACAGACCAGCGGTTGCCTGCAGGTGGGAGTGGAGACGACTGCAGGTGGGCACAGGAAActcggtgggggagggggtggtgataGGAATGTGCCAAAACTGGATCGCGGTGGCGATGGCACAACTCCGTAATTTTACCGAAGCTCATCAAACCACCTACTTTACATGGGTAAATTTTGAGGTACttaaattatacctcaatcaAGGTGTTTTTCAAACATCTGAGCTTCCTTTGTGTGCCCTTGGAGTGAAGACCTGACTCCTCCGAGGGcagctgccccccgcccccacaagcTCCCACGCCCCACAGTGCACTGGGGCGGCTCCGCTTTGCTCAATGTCCCACACCCACGCCTCCCCTTCTGCCAGCACTTTCCCCACGCGCCCGCCCCACGCATGCTGTCTCTACAACCCTCCTTTGAGCTGACTCCCATTGCTTCTTCAGTTCTCTGCCTCTCCTCGCCTTTTCCAGGAAATGAGACTTGCTCACTGTACCTGTACCCCcaactccctgccctcccctcataAGAGAATTTCATCACTCTGGAAATGATGGATTCGGTGGTGACTCCAAGGTCCCCGAAAATAAGAATTCGTCTTGATCATTGCTCTTCGTCCCTAGACAACTCctgactcagtaaatatttcagaaaataataccTAATAAGCATCTTATGAGCTCTGAGAAGCCCATGATAAACACACCTGTTTAACTTTGTATCAGTCAGTGATTTTGAAGCAAGTCTACACACAATCCTTCTTCTACGTATACCCTTAATACTATGTGGAACACGGTACTCGGAGTTGCAGTTTAGGGAGTTCTTATCTAAagtttttccccagttttttgtATTACAGACAATACTGCAACAAATACCCTTATCCATAAGCCTTTACAAACCAGTGCTTTTGTGGGATAGATTCCCAGGAGTGGTACTGCTGGGTCAAATGCTCAGTGTACTTTTTATTCTAATCAATGTTACCACATTGTAGACAgtagggtgatttttttttaaagtaaattgatttttttttttaaaggagactcATAGAGCTGCAGAAATTCTCATTTCCTTATTCCTTTGCAGGGTGTCACCTTCATTATTCTTTATACAAACCAAAGCAATATCCATGTCTTTATTTCTACAGATAATGTGTGATAATGAATTTCAGGAACTCACTCACCTTAGAGAGACACAGCAATTTGCAGGCGAACATTGTTCCTGGTGTGTTCGATGGGTGGATAAAAGCAGGTTGTCTGGACGGGTGGTGGATTTATGGGTGGCAGGTGTCTTTCACCTCCTGCTCTCACACCTTGAGCCTCGGAGCCCGGGAGCACGGCACCAGGACAACTGTGCTAGCCGCCGTGCAGCTCTTGCAACGTCCTGGCGGGCAGAACGGGTCACTCTCCTGGCCACTGCCCCCGCCCCACATGCTCTGCTCCTCGGgctggctgggggctggctgCCTGGTGGGCTTGCACAAAGATTCCCTCCTGGATCTACTACCATGACTGCTCATctgtcctttcctcctttcctctgtgGTGGCACTCCGGTACTGACACTTgtcagtggctccccatttccTACAGAGTAGAGTCCAAATAGCTTGTTAGAGCAGATAGGGTTCTCGGTGGCCTGGCCCTACTGGTTTCTCCACATTGTCTTGCACTGCGTCAGCCCAGGCCGTCCCTCCCCCCCCACGGCTCCCCCCCAGCCGTGCTGTCACCACACTTGATTACCCCACTCTCCCTGAAGCTGCCAGCTttcctccagctccctgcttttGCATGCGTCACTCCCTCTTGGGAGTGTCCTCTACACCTCGGTCAGGCAAATCTCTACTCATCCTTCTAAACTTTGGCCCTGTGCTCACACGCCAGCATGTCCCGGAAGCACTCTGTACAAGCCGCTACTCGTTACACTCCTGTGCACACCCCTAGACCGTATCTTGCTCGGGGCGGAATCTTGGTCAGGGCGGGGTCTCTCTCAGCATCCGCAGCATCTAGCCCAGGTCCAGGCCCCTGCCAGGCGCTCAGGAAGTGTTTGTTAGAAGGACCCATCAGCGCGCGGCGTTGACACTTGCCCCAGTCCCTCCGGTGAGGAGCCACTAGGCTCCTGTTCTGGGGTGTGCAGCCCATGACCGGGTGCTGTGAGCGACATGGAAGGAAGTTAAGACACAGTCTGGCCACAGAGCATCGACAGGCTCACCAGGGGAGCTGAAGCAGGTGTGCCAAGTGTGTGCACATGAGAAAGAGCTCTGTCCCCCGAGGCAGTGTGGATGAAACAACACGAATGGGAGAGCCCAGGGCTCTCAGAATccgggagaagggaagagggagcgTATTTGAGCCAGGGAACCTAGGAGAGTAAGGCTGGGCCAGGAGAGTTTGGGGGACAAGGCCACCAGTGCCAGAACAAGAGGACGACATGGGATGACTAGACTGCAGGGGAAAGGGGACAGACGGGGCTGGGAAAAGACATTGAGGCCAGATGGTCAAGGGCCTCAGAtgacaaggaagagaaggaaactagAATGTATTGAGGATGTGTGTTCCCGAATCCTCAAAACTACACTACGAGGTGATGGCTCAGAGACATCAAGCGACTTCtgcaagatcacacagctgggaaatggTGAACCTGGGATTCAAGAGCAGTCTGACTCTAAAACCCAGGTGTGTTACTGCACTGGATTCTGTCAATCCAGGGGCAGTGGGCAGGGCAGACCACGAAGGAAGCTCACAGATGAGAAGGGTCTTCACAAGGATTATTATAATGCAACTTGGAATGGGTTTTTTGTCCCTAAATCGAAGAGCTCCTGGCCTATTTCTTCCCTCTTTGGAAGCACAAACCTTCCACTAGCTGCCTAAAAAGCATATTCACCCTCCAGTGCTTCTAAGGAGACAGGCCCTAGACGGAGGCCTTGAGGCC
This genomic interval carries:
- the NMNAT3 gene encoding nicotinamide/nicotinic acid mononucleotide adenylyltransferase 3 isoform X1, which produces MKSRIPVVLLACGSFNPITNMHLRLFEVARDHLHQTGMYQVIGGIISPVNDNYRKKDLVAAHHRVAMARLALQTSDWVRVDPWESEQVQWMETVKVLRHHHSELLRSLPQTEGLDHGRARSTAPTAVPELKLLCGADVLKTFQTPNLWKDAHIQEIVEKFGVVCVSRMGHNPKEYISGSPILHRYRHNIHLAREPVQNELSSTYVRRALSQGHSVKYLLPDAVITYIKDHNLYTRDGSCKGSGTQRNEGKTSWGEPATPPWSSS
- the NMNAT3 gene encoding nicotinamide/nicotinic acid mononucleotide adenylyltransferase 3 isoform X2, with the translated sequence MKSRIPVVLLACGSFNPITNMHLRLFEVARDHLHQTAVPELKLLCGADVLKTFQTPNLWKDAHIQEIVEKFGVVCVSRMGHNPKEYISGSPILHRYRHNIHLAREPVQNELSSTYVRRALSQGHSVKYLLPDAVITYIKDHNLYTRDGSCKGSGTQRNEGKTSWGEPATPPWSSS